A region from the Aphis gossypii isolate Hap1 chromosome 1, ASM2018417v2, whole genome shotgun sequence genome encodes:
- the LOC114124388 gene encoding protein FAM166B has protein sequence MGSIKKILPPQPHYLSGYAGYVPGYKFYYGQSYGKLTHDLFFDKTINRSNIPVLSDLTNVHDDTFFTPEEMDSINKRCETRSCKYTTNIIPGYAGYVPQYNFLCGNKFTVDATLGMTNFVKIQNSCLCPQCEQTQGYSKKFDKNIKDVNKYTHPFKKNVDGVKLFKEQYEPTLPSPPSLTPYFLENGNPHKKFMVGYAGHVPNLLFQFGQSYTPSTNDALNIFTDQLEKHKLNSI, from the exons ATGGGTTCTATCAAAAAGATTTTACCACCTCAACCACATTATTTGTCCGGATACGCAGGGTATGTTCCAGGCTACAAATTTTACTATGGCCAGAGTTATGGAAAATTAACTCACGATTTGTTTTTTGACAAAACAATTAATCGGTCTAACATACCAGTACTGAGTGATCTTACTAACGTACATGATGATACGTTTTTTACTCCTGAAGAAATGGACTCCATAAATAAGCGATGTGAAACTAGAAGTTGCAAATAtactactaatataataccagGTTATGCCGGATATGTACCTCAATATAACTTCTTATGTGGAAacaa ATTTACTGTGGATGCAACCCTGGGAATGaccaattttgtaaaaattcaaaattcatgtTTATGTCCACAATGTGAACAGACACAAggatattctaaaaaatttgataaaaatattaaagatgtCAACAAATATACACATCCGTTCAAAAAG aacgtTGAtggtgtaaaattatttaaagaacaaTACGAACCAACCTTGCCAAGTCCACCTAGCCTTACACCTTATTTTTTGGAAAACGGAAATCCTCACAAAAAATTTATGGTTGGTTACGCAGGACATGtaccaaatttattatttcaatttggcCAGTCATATACTCCTTCCACAAACGATGCGCTAAACATATTTACGGACCAATTAGAGAAACACAAGTTAAATTctatataa